Within Aquipuribacter hungaricus, the genomic segment GTTCGGGTCGGTCAGCGTCTGCTTCTTGACCTCCGCCAGCGCGTCGTTGAGGGCCGTCACCAGGGCCTCGACGGACTTGGCGGGGGCCGCGGTGTCCTTGGCGACCGTGACCGAGGAGGCGCCCACCTGCGTGAGCGTGACGTCGATGCCGGAGACCAGGTCGGTGACGGCGTTGGTGCTCGAGCTGCCGCTGACCCCGTTGACGGTCCACCGGGCGTCGGTGGCGTCCTTCTTCGTCAGGGCGCCCAGGCCCGTGACCGTCGCGCCGCCGGCGACCGTCCCGGTCCCGGAGGCGACGAGCTGGAGCTCGAACCGCTCGGCGTCCACGCGGACGGCGACGGCCCGGACGCCGAGGTCGGGGCCGCCGTTGATCGCGGCCATGACGTCGCGCATCGAGCCCGAGGCGGGGTCCACGGTCGTGGACGTCCCGTCGGCCCGGGTGATGGTCACGGGGTCGCCGCTGAACGCCGTGGCGTCGTCGAGGGTCCTGCCCCCCACGGCCGTGGCCGACCAGCGGGCGGCGCTGGCGAGGGAGGTGACGGTGATGTCGGTGGTGCCGGGCGGGGCCCCGGCGCGGGCGGTCGCGGTGAGCGACGTGCCGGAGGTGGTGGCGGTGACGCCCGTCCACGTCGTGGGGTTGGCCAGGGCGCTCGCGGCGTCGTCGAGCTTCTTCAGCGCCGTCGCCACGGACTGGTAGGCCTTGATGTCCGCGGCCTGGCGGTTGGCCTGGACCTGCAGCCGCTGCTTGGGGATCGCCTCCACCTGCATGAGCTGCTTGATGACGTCGCCCGTCTTGAGACCGCTGACCAGGCCGTCGACGCTGGACATGCTCATGGTCGGGCTCCTCTCGCTGACGTGCAGGTGGGGTGGCTGGGACGTGCCGTGCGGGCGTGCGGGCGTGCGGGAGCGCCGTGGGGCGCGGGGGCACCTACGCCGACCGCCGGGAACCCTGGTGCGAGTTCCCGGCGGCCGGAGGTGCAGGTGCTGCTACCGGTGGTCTACCGGGATCAGCGGAGGAGCTGCAGGACACCCTGGGGGGCGTCCTTGGCCTGCGCGAGCATCGCGGTGCCGGCCTGCGACAGGATCTGGTTCTTCGAGAAGTTGACCATCTCGAGGGCCATGTCGGTGTCGCGGATGCGGCTCTCGGACGCGGACAGGTTCTCGACCGCGACGTTGAGCGACTTGATGGTGGACTCGAAGCGGTTCTGCGAGGCACCGAGGGTGGCGCGGGCCTCGGACACGGTGGAGATCTGCGTGTCGAGGGCCGACAGGTCGGTCGCCGCGGTGGGGTCGTACCCGGCAGCGGCGACGTTGGTGCCGACGGTGGCGACCGCGGTGGCGACCGCGGACACGTCGGTGAGGGTGACCGACACGGTCTCGCCCTCGTTGGAGCCGGTCTGGAAGACCAGCGGGGTGGCAGCGGCCGCCGTGTTGAGCAGCTTGGTGCCGTTGAACTCGGTGCGGCTGGCGATGTCCGTGAGGGCCTCGCTCAGCTGCGTGATCTCGGTGCCGATGTAGCCGCGGGCCTCCTCGTTGACCGAGCCGGTGTTGCTGGCCTGGACGGTCAGGTCGCGGACGCGCTGCAGGATGGCGTGGACCTCGGTGAGGGCGCCTTCCGCGGTCTGGACGACGGAGATGCCGTCCTGGGCGTTGCGGACGGCCTGCTTGAGGCCACCGACCTGCGAGCGCAGGCCCTCGGAGATGGCCAGGCCGGCCGCGTCGTCCGCAGCGCGGTTGATGCGGAACCCGCTGGACAGCTTCTCCAGCGACTTCTCCATCTGGCCCTGGTTGACGGACAGGTTGCGGTAGGAGTTGAACGCCGCGATGTTGTTGTTGATCTGAAGACCCATGATCTGTTTCCTCCGTGAGGGTTGTGGTGTGGCCTTCCGTGGCCGTGGTGGTGATCGGCGGTGCGGGGGGTGACCTGAGCGCCGGGACGGTCCCCGGCGCCCCCGTCACCCGGTCGGAGCAGCCTGGGCGTACGAGCCCCGGGCGAAGCCACCGAGGACGGCGGCGCCGACCCCGATGGACGTGCGGGAGTCCGCCGCCGCGGCGACCGCGGCGGCGTAGGCGGCGTCGCGCCGGCTGGGCCGGCGGGGGGCGGGCACGGCGGCGTCGTCCGGCTCGGACAGCACGTCGCGCAGCAGGGCCACGCCCTCGGCGCGCAGCTGGGAGACGCGGGACTCGGTGACGCCCAGGCGCGCCGCGATGGCGGCCATGGGCTCCTCCTCCAGGTAGTGGCCGCGCACGGCCTCCCGGACGCGCTCCGGCAGCAGGTCCACGGCCCGGCGCAGCCGGCCGAGGTGCTCGGCGAGGACGACGTGGTCCTCCGGCGACAGGCCCGGGTCCCGGACGGAGTCCGCGACGGTGCCGGTGCCGTCGGCCCCGCTGCGCGCCTCCTCCAGGCTGCTGAGGTAGGTGCGGTGCGTCTCGGCCCTGACCTTGTGCACCTGGTCGGGGGCGACACCCATGGCGTCGGCCACCTCGTCGGTGCTGGGCACCCGGCCCAGCGCGGTGGTGAGGCGCTCGGTGGTCTCGGCGGCCTGGCGGGCACGTGAACGGGCCCCGCGCGAGGCCCAGTCGGCGCCGCGCAGCTCGTCGACGATGGCGCCGCGGATCCGGGTGCGGGCGTGGGCGGAGAACGGGACGCCGGTCTCCTCGCGCCACGAGCGGGCGGCCTGCAGCAGGCCCTCGACGCCGGCGCCGGCCAGGTCGTCACGGTCGACGTGGCCGGGCAGCCGCCCGACCAGCTCGCCCACGCAGTGGCCGACCAGGGGCAGGTTCGCCAGGACGAGGGCGTCGACGGCGGCGTCGGCTCGTCCCGCGTGGGGACGGGCGCCGCGGGGACGGTTGGCGTCCCGGGCGGCGAAGGGGCTCAGCAGGTTCTGCACGCCCACCTACTCGTCCCGCCTGCGGGGGGCCTTGAGGTCCGGAGGGCCCCGAGACGCTGCTCCGACCGGGTGACGCTCACCGGGAGCACCCCGCCGCGCACGGTGCTCCCTCAGGTGCGGAGGCCCCCGGCCGAACGTGGGGGAGAACGCCGGGACCGCCCGTCGTCGTGCACGGTGACCGGCCCCCGCCGGCACCCAGGAGGTGTTCCGGTGGCCATCGCCGACTTCTGCCGCATCCTGTGGCGCGAGCGCGAGCTGCTCGAGCTGCTCCTGTTCAAGCTCGAGGAGGAGCAGCTCGTGCTGTCCTCCGGCCGTGCCCGCTGGCTGGCCCACGCCACCCGCGAGGTCGAGGCCGTGCTGGAGCAGATCCGCGACTCCGAGCGCGTCCGCACCCTGGAGACCGACGTCGTCGCCATGGAGCTGGGCCTCGGCCCCGGTCCGTCGCTGGCCGCGGTCGCCCGGTCGGCCCCCGAGCCGTGGTCGGAGATGCTGCTGAGCCACCGGGAGGCGTTCCTCACCCTCACCGCGGAGATCACCGAGCTCGCCCAGGCCAACCGCCGCCTGCTCCACGAGGGCATGGTCTCGCTCAGCGAGGCCCTGGCCAGCGTGGAGGAGCCCGTCGCGACCTACGGTCCCGACGCCCACCGATCCCTCCCCCGGCAGAGCGCCGGCCGACTCGTGGACGAGGCACTCTGATGTCGACCTTCTCCGGCCTGACCACCGCCCTGTCCGGGATCGTGGCCCAGCGCTACGGCCTGGACACGACCGGCGCGAACGTGGCCAACGCCAACACCCCCGGCTACTCCCGCCAGCGGGTCAACCTGGAGGCCACCAACCCGACCTCGACCGGCACCGCGCTGTTCTCGCGCTGGGACGGCCCGGGGACCGGCGTCCAGGCCACCGACGTCCAGCGCGTGTCCGACGAGCTCGTCACCGCCCGGGTCCGCCAGGAGCGCTCGACCGCGGAGTTCATGTCGGTGGACAAGGCCGCCTGGGCCCGCCTCGAGGTCGCCCTCGGCGAGCCCGGCGACACCGGCCTCGCCGACCGGCTGTCCAAGCTGTGGAAGTCCTTCCAGGACCTCACCAACAACCCGGAGTCCACCGCGGCCCGCACCCAGGTCGTCCAGGCCGGTGCCGGCGTCACCGACACCCTCGGCCAGGTCGCCACCGGCGTCGCCCAGGCGTGGACCGACTCCCGCGCGGGCCTCGACCTGCTCGTCCAGGAGGTCAACGGCACGGCCGCCGCCGTCGCCGACCTCAACCGCACCATCCGCGACGCCTCCGCCTCCGGTGCGGCCCCCAACGAGCTGCTCGACCAGCGCGACCTGCTCGTCCAGCGCCTGTCCGAGCTCACCGGCGGCACCGTCCGCACCGGCGAGCAGGGCACGCTCGACGTCTTCGTCGGCGGCACCGCCGTCGTCCGCGGCGAGCGCGCCACCGCGCTCGGCGTCGCCCCGACGTCGGCCGGCACGGTCGCCGGCGTCCAGGCCGGCGGCACCGTCGGCCTCACCGGCGAGGGCGGCACGGGCATCGACGTCCCCGGCGGGAAGATCGGCGCGACGCTGGTCGCCCTGCGGTCCACCTGGCCCGGCGTCATGGCCTCCCTCGACGCCACCGCCGCCGACCTGGCGGGCCGGGTCAACACCGTGCACGCCGCCGGCAAGGGCCTGGACGGGGTGTCCGGCCGCGACTTCTTCACCGGCACCACCGCCATGGGGCTCGCCGTGGCGCTCACCGACCCGGCGCACGTCGCCGCGGCCCGCACCACCGCGGGCGCGCTCGACGGCGGCCACGCCGACGCCCTCGCCGGCATCGGCCGCGGCCCCGCCTCCCCCGACGCCGGCTGGCGGGCCTTCGTGTCCGACGTCGGCGCGCAGTCCCAGGCCGCGACGCGGCGCTCAGGAGCCCAGGCCGTCGTGGTCAGCGACGTCATGGCCGCCCGCGAGGCGGTCTCCGGGGTCGACATCGACGAGGAGCTCACCAACATGGTCATGTTCCAGCGGGCCTACGAGGGCGCGGCGCGCATGCTCACCGCCGTCGACCAGGCCCTGGACACCCTCATCAACCGCACCGGTCTGGTGGGTCGCTGATGTTCCGGATCACGCAGCGGTCCATGGCCGACACGACGTACGCGAACCTGCAGAGCTCGCTCGGCCGCTCGCAGCAGCTGCAGGCGCAGCTGTCCAGCGGCAAGCAGGTCGGCCGGCCGTCGGACTCCCCCATCGGCGCCAGCGACATCATGCAGCTGCGCGGCGAGCGCGCCGCCACCGACCAGTACGTCCGCAACGCCGAGAACGGGCTGTCGTGGCTCACGAGCTCCGACAGCGCGCTGCAGCAGTCCTCGGAGGCGCTGCGCCGGGCGCGCGAGCTCACGGTGCAGGGCGGGAGCACCAGCCTGAGCCAGGCCGGCCGCGACGCCATCGCCCTGGAGCTCGTCGGCATCCGCGACAGCCTCGTCGAGCTCGCCAACACCCAGTACCTCGGCAGGCCGGTGTTCGGCGGCACCACCGCCGGCCCCGTGGCCTTCGCCCCGGACGGCAGCTACGTCGGCGACGGCGGCAGCGTCGAGCGCCGGGTCGGCGCGGACTCCAGCGTCCGGGTCGACGTGGACGGCGCCGCGGCGTTCGGCACGGGTGCGACCAGCGTGTTCGCCACGCTCGACGCCGTGGTCGCCGACCTGCGGGCCGGCAGCCCGTCCGGGCCGCACCTGGGGCGCATCGACGCCTCGGCCGAGCGGATCAGCGGGATGCTGTCCGACGTCGGTGCCCGCACCAACCGCATCGACGCCCTCAAGCTCAAGGCGGACGACACGGCGATCACGCTGCGCTCGGCGCAGTCGCAGATCGAGGACATCGACCTGCCCAAGGCGATCCTCGAGCTGCAGATGCAGACGGTGGCCTACCAGGCCGCCCTCGGCGCGACCGGAAAGGTCCTGCAGCCGACGCTGCTGGACTTCCTGCGATGAGACTTCCTGCGACGAGACGGGCTGTGGTGTGCTGATGAGCGTGATGACCGAGGAGACCACCCTGACCGGTGGCCGGGCCGTGCAGCTGGTCCACCCCCTGCCGGGGCTGCCGGGCGTGACCCGCTACCGGCTGCGCGGCCTCGACGAGGCCGGCGTGCTGTTCACCCTGGACAGCGAGGAGGGCGAGGCCGTCGAGGTGTCGCTCCTGCTCGCCGCGCCGTGGGCGTTCTTCCCGGACTACGCGCCGGTGCTGTCCGACGAGGACGTCGACCTGCTCGGGCTGTCCCGGGCCGAGGACGCCCTGCTGTTCGTCGTCCTCACCGCGGGCGAGACCGCGGCCGGGTCCACCGCCAACCTGCTCGCGCCCGTCGTGGTCAACCAGGTCGACGACCGCGCGGTCCAGGTGCTGCTCACCGGCACCGAGCTGCCCGTCCGCGCCCCGCTGGCCGCCGCGGCCTGACCCGCTCGTCCGGCTGGCCCGGCTGCACCTGACCGGACCGGTCCCAGGCGGTCGGCGTCAGCCGATGTCGGTGCGTGTGACCTTGCGCAGGCCGCGCGGGGCATCGGGGTCCAGGCCGAGCACGCGGGCGGCCCGCTCGATCGCCAGCTGCATCGGCACCACGAGCCCGAGCGGCGCCAGCGTCTCCGGCAGGTCCGGCCCCTCGACGGCCACGTCGACCTGAGCGGCGAACGCCGCGTCGCCCCCGACCCCCACCGTCCGCGCGCCACGGCCGTGCAGCTCCGCGGCGAGCTCGGCCATCGGCGACACGAGCGGGCCGTCCGCGGCGGACACGAGCACCGCGAGCACGTCGTCGTCGACCACGGCGATCGGGCCGTGGCGCAGGTCCGCGTAGGACAGCCCGCGCACCGGGCGCAGGCAGGTCTCCTCGAGCTTGAGGGCGACCTCGAGCGCGGTGCCCATCGCCAGGCCGCGGCCGCTGACCAGCGGGTGCCGTGACGCGCTGAGCGCGGCGGCGGCCTCGTCGACCCCCGCCTGGGTGGCCACGAGCCGGTCGATCTCGTCGGCGACCCGCGCCACGTCGGCGTCCAGCGCGGTGGGGTCCGGCGCCAGCGCGGTCCCGAGCACGACCATCGCGGCCAGCTGCGACAGGTACGACTTGGTGGCCGGGACGGCGAGCTCCGGGCCGGCGGCGGTCTGCATCGGCAGGTCCGCGGTGCGCAGCAGCGGCGAGCCCGGGACGTTGGCGACCGCCACGGTCGCGGCACCGCGTCGCGCCGCCCAGCGCTGGGTGGCGACGATCTCCTCGGTCGCCCCGGACTGGGAGACGCTCACCACGACGGTGTCGTCCAGGTCGAGCGCGGCGCCCCTGCCGTCGGGCCCGTAGTGGGTGGCCAGGCTGGGCGCGGCCATCGACCCGCGGACGCCGGCGTGCGCGCCGAGCAGGTAGCGGCCGTAGACCGCGGCGTTGTCGCTGGAGCCCCGGGCGGCGAAGAGCACGTGGCGGCGTCCCGCGAAGAGGCGGCGCAGGTCCTCGCGCAGCGGCAGCAGCGCCTCGAGCGTGGCGGCGACCGCGGCA encodes:
- the flgK gene encoding flagellar hook-associated protein FlgK; the protein is MSTFSGLTTALSGIVAQRYGLDTTGANVANANTPGYSRQRVNLEATNPTSTGTALFSRWDGPGTGVQATDVQRVSDELVTARVRQERSTAEFMSVDKAAWARLEVALGEPGDTGLADRLSKLWKSFQDLTNNPESTAARTQVVQAGAGVTDTLGQVATGVAQAWTDSRAGLDLLVQEVNGTAAAVADLNRTIRDASASGAAPNELLDQRDLLVQRLSELTGGTVRTGEQGTLDVFVGGTAVVRGERATALGVAPTSAGTVAGVQAGGTVGLTGEGGTGIDVPGGKIGATLVALRSTWPGVMASLDATAADLAGRVNTVHAAGKGLDGVSGRDFFTGTTAMGLAVALTDPAHVAAARTTAGALDGGHADALAGIGRGPASPDAGWRAFVSDVGAQSQAATRRSGAQAVVVSDVMAAREAVSGVDIDEELTNMVMFQRAYEGAARMLTAVDQALDTLINRTGLVGR
- the flgL gene encoding flagellar hook-associated protein FlgL; this encodes MFRITQRSMADTTYANLQSSLGRSQQLQAQLSSGKQVGRPSDSPIGASDIMQLRGERAATDQYVRNAENGLSWLTSSDSALQQSSEALRRARELTVQGGSTSLSQAGRDAIALELVGIRDSLVELANTQYLGRPVFGGTTAGPVAFAPDGSYVGDGGSVERRVGADSSVRVDVDGAAAFGTGATSVFATLDAVVADLRAGSPSGPHLGRIDASAERISGMLSDVGARTNRIDALKLKADDTAITLRSAQSQIEDIDLPKAILELQMQTVAYQAALGATGKVLQPTLLDFLR
- a CDS encoding SIS domain-containing protein; this translates as MTGVAAPETHMAREIAEQPAAVAATLEALLPLREDLRRLFAGRRHVLFAARGSSDNAAVYGRYLLGAHAGVRGSMAAPSLATHYGPDGRGAALDLDDTVVVSVSQSGATEEIVATQRWAARRGAATVAVANVPGSPLLRTADLPMQTAAGPELAVPATKSYLSQLAAMVVLGTALAPDPTALDADVARVADEIDRLVATQAGVDEAAAALSASRHPLVSGRGLAMGTALEVALKLEETCLRPVRGLSYADLRHGPIAVVDDDVLAVLVSAADGPLVSPMAELAAELHGRGARTVGVGGDAAFAAQVDVAVEGPDLPETLAPLGLVVPMQLAIERAARVLGLDPDAPRGLRKVTRTDIG
- the fliW gene encoding flagellar assembly protein FliW, giving the protein MSVMTEETTLTGGRAVQLVHPLPGLPGVTRYRLRGLDEAGVLFTLDSEEGEAVEVSLLLAAPWAFFPDYAPVLSDEDVDLLGLSRAEDALLFVVLTAGETAAGSTANLLAPVVVNQVDDRAVQVLLTGTELPVRAPLAAAA
- a CDS encoding sigma-70 family RNA polymerase sigma factor; this encodes MQNLLSPFAARDANRPRGARPHAGRADAAVDALVLANLPLVGHCVGELVGRLPGHVDRDDLAGAGVEGLLQAARSWREETGVPFSAHARTRIRGAIVDELRGADWASRGARSRARQAAETTERLTTALGRVPSTDEVADAMGVAPDQVHKVRAETHRTYLSSLEEARSGADGTGTVADSVRDPGLSPEDHVVLAEHLGRLRRAVDLLPERVREAVRGHYLEEEPMAAIAARLGVTESRVSQLRAEGVALLRDVLSEPDDAAVPAPRRPSRRDAAYAAAVAAAADSRTSIGVGAAVLGGFARGSYAQAAPTG
- the flgN gene encoding flagellar export chaperone FlgN gives rise to the protein MAIADFCRILWRERELLELLLFKLEEEQLVLSSGRARWLAHATREVEAVLEQIRDSERVRTLETDVVAMELGLGPGPSLAAVARSAPEPWSEMLLSHREAFLTLTAEITELAQANRRLLHEGMVSLSEALASVEEPVATYGPDAHRSLPRQSAGRLVDEAL
- a CDS encoding flagellin, translated to MGLQINNNIAAFNSYRNLSVNQGQMEKSLEKLSSGFRINRAADDAAGLAISEGLRSQVGGLKQAVRNAQDGISVVQTAEGALTEVHAILQRVRDLTVQASNTGSVNEEARGYIGTEITQLSEALTDIASRTEFNGTKLLNTAAAATPLVFQTGSNEGETVSVTLTDVSAVATAVATVGTNVAAAGYDPTAATDLSALDTQISTVSEARATLGASQNRFESTIKSLNVAVENLSASESRIRDTDMALEMVNFSKNQILSQAGTAMLAQAKDAPQGVLQLLR
- the fliD gene encoding flagellar filament capping protein FliD, yielding MSMSSVDGLVSGLKTGDVIKQLMQVEAIPKQRLQVQANRQAADIKAYQSVATALKKLDDAASALANPTTWTGVTATTSGTSLTATARAGAPPGTTDITVTSLASAARWSATAVGGRTLDDATAFSGDPVTITRADGTSTTVDPASGSMRDVMAAINGGPDLGVRAVAVRVDAERFELQLVASGTGTVAGGATVTGLGALTKKDATDARWTVNGVSGSSSTNAVTDLVSGIDVTLTQVGASSVTVAKDTAAPAKSVEALVTALNDALAEVKKQTLTDPNATTRGPLSSDSMVRNLTGRLLRSVTDLVGSAGAAALGIQSTREGTITLDTTKLAAGISADPAAARAVFAPQQPTAAEKAAGKPEPVPGIADRLRAVVKSATDGGTGFITSAVQGRETTKRDLETQIVSWERRLELRQSTLQKQFSGLEVALSKIQAQGGWLSAQLAQMSGGNR